The Thomasclavelia ramosa DSM 1402 genome includes a region encoding these proteins:
- a CDS encoding Cof-type HAD-IIB family hydrolase, which translates to MADSKIIFIDVDGTLVDYENKLPASADKAIKQARKNGHRVYICTGRSKAEVYPYLWDIGLDGMIGGNGSYVEDGDTVVMHQLITAEQCKHIVDWLKSRGLEFYLESNNGLFASENFETRGEPVIQEYSKRKGKEHSDQIKVRDVFPEMIFDGELYRDDLNKVSFILESYQDHLDSIEEFPDLKAGTWGGAGEIALFGDLGVKDITKAHAIDALLEYLGADIEDTYAFGDAKIDIPMLDYCHIGVAMGSGGDEIKAMADYITDDVDQDGLYNAFVRFGLIEAE; encoded by the coding sequence ATGGCAGATTCAAAAATTATCTTTATTGATGTTGATGGAACTTTAGTTGATTATGAAAACAAATTGCCAGCTTCAGCAGACAAAGCAATTAAACAAGCACGTAAAAATGGACATCGTGTGTATATATGTACTGGACGAAGTAAAGCTGAGGTATACCCTTATTTATGGGATATTGGTCTTGATGGCATGATTGGTGGGAATGGCAGTTATGTAGAAGATGGGGATACGGTTGTTATGCATCAGTTAATTACTGCTGAGCAATGTAAACATATCGTAGACTGGTTAAAAAGTCGAGGACTTGAATTCTATCTTGAAAGTAATAATGGTTTATTTGCGAGTGAAAACTTTGAAACTCGGGGAGAACCAGTAATTCAAGAATATAGTAAACGTAAAGGTAAAGAACATAGTGATCAAATTAAAGTTCGAGATGTTTTTCCAGAAATGATTTTTGATGGTGAATTATATCGTGATGATTTGAATAAAGTTAGTTTTATTCTTGAAAGTTATCAAGATCATCTTGATTCAATTGAAGAATTTCCTGATTTAAAAGCTGGTACATGGGGCGGTGCAGGGGAAATTGCTCTATTTGGTGATTTAGGCGTTAAAGATATTACTAAAGCTCATGCTATTGATGCTTTATTAGAGTATCTAGGTGCAGATATTGAGGATACATATGCCTTTGGTGATGCTAAAATAGATATTCCAATGCTTGATTATTGCCATATTGGTGTTGCTATGGGAAGTGGTGGCGATGAAATCAAAGCTATGGCTGATTATATAACTGATGATGTCGACCAAGACGGTTTGTATAATGCTTTTGTTCGTTTTGGTTTAATTGAAGCAGAGTAA
- a CDS encoding ECF transporter S component: protein MRSKKTQYMTFMAMFLAIEIILVVTPLGYIPIGPLSATTMHIPVIIAGITLGKKAGAQLGLVFGLTSLIRATIQPGITSFCFSPFVTVGNISGDWRSVIIALVPRILLGYLAGVIFEFIKNKFNNENAAAVIGALIGTITNTVLVLGGIYFFFGTAYADAVNIAYSSLLAMLFGVVTTNGIVEALIGAVVTLLAYKAIKPMATNIK, encoded by the coding sequence ATGAGATCTAAAAAAACACAGTACATGACTTTCATGGCAATGTTTCTTGCTATTGAAATCATCCTTGTCGTAACACCGCTTGGTTATATCCCAATCGGTCCTTTAAGTGCTACGACAATGCACATTCCTGTAATCATTGCTGGGATTACATTAGGAAAAAAGGCAGGAGCCCAACTTGGTTTGGTCTTTGGACTAACTAGTTTAATTCGTGCAACGATTCAGCCGGGAATTACATCATTTTGTTTTTCACCATTCGTTACAGTGGGAAACATTAGCGGGGATTGGCGAAGCGTTATAATTGCTCTTGTTCCAAGAATATTACTTGGCTATCTTGCTGGAGTAATCTTTGAATTTATAAAAAACAAGTTTAATAATGAAAATGCTGCAGCAGTGATTGGTGCTTTAATTGGAACGATTACAAATACTGTACTTGTCCTAGGCGGAATTTACTTTTTCTTTGGCACTGCTTATGCTGATGCAGTTAATATTGCCTATAGTTCATTGCTGGCAATGTTATTTGGTGTTGTGACTACTAATGGTATCGTTGAGGCACTTATTGGGGCGGTCGTTACCCTCCTGGCATATAAAGCAATTAAACCAATGGCAACAAATATAAAATAA
- a CDS encoding P1 family peptidase, translating to MKKINITEIKGIQIGQVENQKAGTGCTVIICKDGATAGVDVRGGGPATRETDLLNPINMVQQINAVMLSGGSAFGLDAASGVMQYLEEHNCGFDMKVAHVPIVCGASLFDLTVGDPKIRPDKAMGYQACLNSEKNEPLKEGNYGAGCGASVGKIMGPQYAMKGGLGTAAIQIDNLQVGAIVAVNACGNIVDYKTNEQLAGIYDSEHNSIIPADEVIFQQIEKLRQLPSGNTTIGCIITNAKLDKAQCTKIAGIAHNGYARAIQPVHTMSDGDTIFVLSTNEVEVMPDAIGILATDLMAKAVNRAVKKADSAYGLKSYKELHK from the coding sequence ATGAAAAAAATTAATATAACAGAAATTAAAGGCATTCAAATCGGCCAAGTCGAAAATCAAAAAGCTGGAACCGGCTGCACTGTAATCATCTGCAAAGATGGTGCTACAGCCGGTGTTGATGTAAGAGGTGGCGGCCCAGCAACTAGAGAAACAGACCTGCTAAATCCAATCAACATGGTCCAACAGATCAATGCTGTAATGCTAAGTGGCGGCAGTGCCTTTGGACTAGATGCGGCTAGTGGTGTAATGCAATATTTAGAAGAACATAACTGTGGTTTTGATATGAAGGTCGCCCATGTCCCTATTGTTTGTGGTGCATCTTTATTTGATTTAACAGTTGGTGATCCTAAAATTCGTCCAGATAAAGCAATGGGATATCAAGCTTGCCTTAATAGCGAAAAAAATGAACCGCTTAAAGAGGGTAACTATGGTGCCGGATGTGGTGCTAGTGTTGGTAAAATCATGGGTCCACAATATGCAATGAAAGGCGGCTTAGGTACTGCAGCCATCCAGATCGATAATCTTCAAGTTGGAGCAATTGTAGCAGTTAATGCCTGTGGAAATATTGTTGACTATAAAACTAATGAGCAGTTAGCTGGAATTTATGATTCAGAACACAATAGTATCATTCCTGCAGACGAGGTGATTTTTCAACAAATTGAAAAACTTCGCCAATTACCAAGTGGTAATACTACCATTGGTTGTATTATTACAAATGCCAAATTAGACAAAGCTCAATGTACAAAGATTGCAGGGATTGCCCACAACGGTTATGCCCGTGCTATTCAGCCTGTCCACACGATGAGTGATGGCGATACTATTTTTGTATTAAGTACTAATGAAGTTGAAGTAATGCCAGATGCCATTGGGATTCTTGCAACTGATTTAATGGCTAAAGCAGTCAATCGTGCGGTAAAAAAAGCCGACAGCGCCTACGGTTTAAAATCATACAAAGAATTACATAAATAA
- a CDS encoding DUF5680 domain-containing protein, which produces MIGDKIILYRKRKGLTQEELADLLEVSRQTVTKWESGSVLPNLDYIMGLSVIFGITIDNLVKDNDCAKQEIESKISNYNWIDFMLKAKKATYAKKEGKTVSSRPNSHDYQYQENEYLYIDTFVGSEFFGGEECVYKDNIPLYVMNYYGKVLDEAFSGDFLKEALLLVDRISPFRGPALYTNGNYTYHCSYDGDYEFFNGKEEIYYNNIKVYECLFHGRSVK; this is translated from the coding sequence ATGATTGGAGATAAAATTATTTTATATCGTAAACGTAAAGGATTAACACAAGAGGAGCTTGCTGATCTGCTTGAAGTAAGTCGCCAAACAGTAACTAAATGGGAGAGTGGTAGTGTGCTGCCAAATCTCGATTATATCATGGGATTATCAGTGATATTTGGGATAACGATTGATAACTTAGTTAAGGATAATGACTGTGCTAAGCAGGAAATAGAAAGTAAAATTAGTAATTATAACTGGATTGATTTTATGTTAAAGGCAAAAAAAGCAACCTATGCTAAAAAGGAGGGGAAAACTGTTTCCAGTCGACCTAACAGCCATGATTATCAATATCAAGAAAATGAATATTTATATATTGATACGTTTGTAGGCAGTGAATTTTTTGGTGGTGAAGAATGTGTCTATAAAGACAATATTCCACTTTATGTAATGAATTATTATGGTAAAGTGCTTGATGAGGCTTTTAGTGGTGATTTTTTGAAGGAAGCACTATTATTAGTTGATCGAATTTCTCCTTTTAGAGGTCCGGCGTTGTATACTAATGGTAATTATACATATCATTGTAGTTATGATGGTGATTATGAATTTTTTAATGGTAAAGAGGAAATATACTATAATAATATTAAAGTATACGAGTGTTTATTCCATGGCAGAAGTGTTAAATAA
- a CDS encoding AraC family transcriptional regulator, whose amino-acid sequence MLNGKELLDNNTHIIYEKITTDELPLKVIEVTLAKDDPNLIPPKHWHRSLEFIIPLTASIELWSNGETYSIARNGLAIINSQAIHTTKIIESEDCFKSIVIQIKYDFLKKCYPAFDNIYFSNHIVPEIEQKLVVLLTNLSLEYQQTTEFKLLTINGYLYLIISILLKYQKKIRKVGYFLQSDQKLQEFMKILFYLDEHYSQALDVSSIANQFNFSYGYLARLFKKHLNITVKQYLTAQRLEHCTNDLVHTNLTITEIAMKNGFSSTKSFNREFKLKYHETPQVYRNKVRK is encoded by the coding sequence ATGTTGAATGGAAAAGAATTATTAGATAATAATACGCATATAATTTATGAAAAAATTACTACTGATGAACTTCCGCTAAAAGTTATTGAGGTAACTTTAGCTAAAGATGATCCTAATTTAATCCCTCCAAAACATTGGCATCGTAGTTTAGAGTTTATTATTCCACTTACCGCATCAATTGAACTTTGGAGTAATGGGGAAACTTATTCAATTGCTCGTAATGGTTTAGCTATCATTAATTCACAAGCTATACATACGACTAAAATTATTGAATCAGAGGATTGTTTTAAAAGTATTGTTATTCAAATTAAGTATGATTTTCTAAAAAAATGCTATCCTGCATTTGATAATATCTATTTTTCTAATCATATAGTCCCAGAAATTGAACAAAAACTGGTCGTTCTTTTAACTAATTTGAGTTTAGAGTATCAACAAACTACTGAATTTAAATTACTTACTATTAATGGTTATTTATATTTAATTATTAGTATTTTATTAAAGTATCAAAAAAAGATTAGAAAAGTTGGTTACTTTCTTCAATCTGATCAAAAACTCCAAGAATTTATGAAAATTCTCTTTTATTTAGATGAACATTATTCTCAAGCACTAGATGTTTCCTCAATCGCGAACCAATTTAACTTCTCTTATGGTTATTTAGCAAGATTGTTCAAAAAACACTTAAATATTACGGTCAAACAATACTTAACTGCACAACGTTTAGAACACTGTACTAACGATTTGGTTCATACTAATTTAACCATTACTGAGATTGCGATGAAAAATGGCTTCTCTAGTACTAAATCTTTTAATCGTGAATTTAAACTCAAATATCATGAAACACCCCAAGTATATCGTAATAAAGTTAGAAAATGA
- the bilS gene encoding flavodoxin family protein BilS: MKIAIVFDSHTGNTKKVANVIKEACINEEVVYFGEPQTFSDADLIFIGSWTDKGNCSQKIQNFLTTLSNEKIAFFATAGFGGSTEYYDKLAERFDNVVNTNNKILGHFFCPGKMPLSIRDRYVKMIQEHPEDKQLQVSIDNFDAALSHPDTNDLENAKKYALEMIAKV, translated from the coding sequence ATGAAAATTGCAATTGTATTTGATAGTCATACAGGTAATACCAAAAAAGTAGCTAATGTAATTAAAGAAGCTTGTATTAACGAAGAGGTTGTTTACTTCGGTGAACCTCAAACATTCAGTGACGCAGATCTGATTTTTATTGGAAGCTGGACCGATAAGGGTAACTGTAGTCAAAAGATTCAAAATTTTCTTACTACTCTTTCAAATGAAAAAATCGCTTTTTTTGCAACAGCTGGATTTGGTGGTTCTACTGAATACTATGATAAACTGGCAGAACGATTTGATAATGTTGTAAATACTAATAATAAGATATTAGGACACTTTTTCTGTCCCGGTAAGATGCCTTTATCAATACGTGATCGCTATGTTAAAATGATTCAAGAGCATCCTGAAGATAAACAGCTTCAAGTTAGTATTGATAACTTTGATGCAGCTCTATCACATCCAGATACAAATGATTTAGAAAATGCTAAAAAATATGCATTAGAGATGATAGCTAAGGTTTAA
- the ppaX gene encoding pyrophosphatase PpaX gives MDTAIIFDLDGTVLYTDELIKRTFIKVFEKYQPGYTLSEDELLSFLGPSLKETFSKYFPDEMFNELLNYYHSYNHSHHEDFVYVYPTVVETLEYLKNRGYPLGIVTTKLKVAADVGLNTFDLKKYFDVVIGLDDVKVTKPDPEGIIKAMELLGVKKAVYIGDNITDIQAGKNAGIKTIGVKWSPKGYQHLLELEPDLMIDEMKEIIPYIEGAC, from the coding sequence ATGGATACAGCAATAATATTTGATTTAGATGGAACAGTTTTATATACAGATGAATTAATTAAAAGAACTTTTATTAAAGTATTTGAAAAGTATCAGCCTGGGTATACTTTGAGTGAAGATGAATTATTATCTTTTTTAGGACCATCTTTAAAAGAAACGTTTTCGAAGTACTTTCCAGATGAAATGTTTAATGAATTGTTGAATTATTATCATAGTTATAACCATAGTCATCACGAGGATTTTGTCTATGTTTATCCGACAGTAGTAGAAACATTAGAATATTTAAAAAATAGAGGTTATCCTTTAGGAATCGTTACGACTAAATTAAAAGTTGCTGCTGATGTAGGACTCAACACTTTTGATTTAAAAAAATATTTTGATGTAGTAATTGGATTAGACGATGTTAAGGTCACTAAGCCGGATCCAGAAGGAATAATCAAGGCAATGGAATTATTGGGTGTTAAAAAAGCTGTATATATCGGTGATAATATAACTGATATTCAAGCTGGGAAAAATGCTGGTATTAAAACAATTGGTGTAAAATGGTCACCTAAAGGTTATCAACATTTATTAGAATTAGAACCAGATTTAATGATCGACGAGATGAAGGAAATCATTCCATATATAGAAGGAGCGTGTTAA
- the trxB gene encoding thioredoxin-disulfide reductase yields MKDLIIIGAGPAGLSACLYATRAGAEVLMLDAGAPGGKLNVSAEIENWPGQKKKTGPELAYEMYEHALSFGGEQAYGEVTKVIDYGDYKEVITTDQSYEAKNVLIATGTKERKMGIPMEEELTGHGVSYCAVCDGPFFKGDEVAVVGGGNSALEEAIYLTKFAKKVHLIVRRDVFRADKIIQDHVQANDKIEIHFLKKPHHLIAKDNKVAAIALEDSKTGEVSELAVKGVFPFVGLDPITDFVKDLGITDERGYIITNELMETSVKGIYAAGDVRQKVLRQVVTATNDGAIVGQQVGQGLNN; encoded by the coding sequence ATGAAAGATTTAATTATTATTGGAGCTGGTCCTGCTGGATTAAGTGCATGTTTATATGCAACTAGGGCAGGGGCAGAGGTGTTGATGCTGGATGCTGGAGCACCTGGAGGAAAGTTGAATGTCAGTGCTGAAATCGAAAACTGGCCTGGACAAAAAAAGAAGACTGGCCCTGAGTTAGCTTATGAAATGTATGAACATGCATTATCATTTGGCGGTGAACAGGCATATGGTGAAGTAACTAAAGTAATTGATTACGGTGATTATAAAGAAGTTATAACAACGGATCAGTCATATGAAGCAAAAAATGTCTTGATTGCTACTGGAACTAAGGAACGTAAAATGGGAATTCCGATGGAAGAAGAATTAACCGGGCATGGTGTTTCTTATTGTGCTGTTTGTGATGGACCATTTTTTAAAGGTGATGAAGTAGCAGTTGTTGGTGGGGGTAATTCGGCATTAGAAGAAGCTATTTATTTAACTAAATTTGCTAAAAAAGTACATTTAATTGTTCGGCGGGATGTTTTTAGGGCTGATAAAATAATTCAAGATCATGTTCAAGCTAATGATAAAATTGAAATTCATTTTCTAAAAAAACCTCATCATCTTATTGCAAAAGATAATAAGGTTGCGGCGATTGCATTAGAAGATAGTAAGACTGGTGAAGTTAGTGAATTAGCAGTTAAGGGTGTCTTTCCATTTGTAGGATTAGATCCAATTACTGATTTTGTTAAAGACTTAGGAATTACTGATGAGCGTGGCTATATCATTACAAATGAATTGATGGAAACATCTGTCAAAGGTATTTATGCTGCTGGTGATGTTCGTCAAAAAGTACTTCGCCAAGTTGTGACAGCTACCAATGATGGTGCAATTGTTGGTCAACAAGTTGGTCAAGGCTTAAATAATTAA
- a CDS encoding LysR family transcriptional regulator, translating to MITRKHLAIFKTVAKTKSMSKAAKLLYISQPTISQKIQEIEDEYQVKLFERYSKTLFISEEGQTLLVKANQILNLYDEIEHIFTKTKQFPLKIGATLTIGSTLISPILKKLKDKYQDITFQVYIDNTNVIEEKLLNNTLDIALVEGTIINQDLIVEPVIKDRVVFVCAQDYPLNNVKVMSLTELSLHPFIDREQGSGTRNQLDECLKNNNIFLEPAWQCHSWESVKQAVLNGHGIALMPMKIIENEVIEKSIQVINVNNISIERDFSICYHKNKSINKKMQAFIKTCKNY from the coding sequence ATGATTACACGAAAACATTTAGCCATTTTTAAAACGGTTGCTAAAACTAAATCAATGTCAAAAGCGGCCAAATTATTATACATCTCCCAGCCAACTATTTCTCAAAAAATCCAAGAAATTGAAGATGAGTATCAGGTTAAATTATTTGAACGTTATTCAAAGACACTATTTATCAGTGAAGAGGGTCAAACATTACTAGTTAAAGCCAACCAGATATTGAATCTATATGATGAAATTGAACATATCTTTACTAAAACCAAACAATTCCCATTAAAGATTGGTGCAACTTTGACAATCGGCAGTACTCTTATTTCACCTATTTTAAAGAAATTAAAAGATAAATATCAAGATATTACTTTTCAAGTTTATATTGATAATACTAATGTTATTGAAGAAAAATTATTAAATAATACTTTAGATATTGCTTTAGTTGAAGGTACGATCATCAATCAAGATTTAATTGTCGAACCCGTTATCAAAGATCGAGTTGTTTTTGTTTGTGCCCAAGATTACCCTCTAAATAACGTTAAAGTAATGAGCCTAACTGAATTGAGTTTACATCCTTTTATTGATCGTGAACAAGGTAGTGGGACAAGAAATCAACTTGATGAATGCTTAAAAAATAATAATATTTTTTTGGAGCCTGCTTGGCAATGTCATAGTTGGGAATCTGTTAAACAGGCAGTTTTAAATGGTCATGGTATCGCCTTAATGCCTATGAAAATTATTGAAAATGAAGTTATTGAAAAAAGTATTCAAGTTATTAATGTCAATAACATCAGTATTGAACGCGATTTTTCAATTTGTTATCATAAAAATAAAAGTATAAATAAAAAAATGCAAGCCTTTATTAAGACCTGCAAAAATTATTAA
- the asrA gene encoding anaerobic sulfite reductase subunit AsrA, producing the protein MGYKVGFKDVNDILATLSQEYDIYGPKRFEKQGRYSDTDIIRYDKISKIEEVVFDQKSDFPAKEVITPITQSLFYFTEDEYRESKVTDKKILIFMRPCDVNAMEHQNKIYLGNGGYSDLYYQRLQEKVKIILMECTSGWDTCFCVSMQANKTDNYSLAIRHLDNEVLIEVKESEFEKYFMEAPKDDFEVSFIEENEVKVTVPEIKDKETLLKLKQHSMWQTFNSRCISCGACTIACATCTCFTTTDLIYNENASIGERRRTAASCQVDGFSDMAGGHAFRPTAGDRMRYKILHKFHDYKARFNDYHMCVGCGRCTSRCPEYISVTATVEKMATAVAEIEVKGDNHE; encoded by the coding sequence ATGGGATATAAAGTAGGTTTTAAAGATGTAAATGATATTTTGGCGACGCTATCACAAGAATATGATATCTATGGACCAAAACGCTTTGAAAAACAAGGGCGTTATTCAGATACTGATATTATTCGCTATGATAAAATTAGTAAAATTGAAGAAGTAGTGTTTGATCAAAAATCTGATTTTCCAGCTAAAGAAGTAATTACCCCAATTACTCAATCTTTATTCTATTTTACAGAAGATGAATATCGTGAAAGTAAAGTAACTGATAAAAAGATATTGATTTTTATGAGACCTTGCGATGTTAATGCAATGGAACATCAAAATAAAATATATTTAGGAAATGGCGGGTACAGTGATCTTTATTATCAACGACTTCAAGAAAAAGTTAAGATAATTTTAATGGAGTGTACAAGTGGCTGGGACACTTGTTTTTGTGTTAGTATGCAAGCTAATAAAACGGACAATTATAGTCTGGCAATTCGTCATTTAGATAATGAGGTATTAATAGAAGTTAAAGAAAGTGAATTTGAAAAATATTTTATGGAAGCCCCTAAAGATGATTTTGAAGTTTCATTTATTGAGGAAAATGAAGTAAAAGTAACAGTTCCTGAAATCAAGGACAAGGAAACGTTATTAAAATTAAAACAACATTCAATGTGGCAAACATTTAATTCACGCTGTATTTCATGTGGTGCTTGCACGATAGCATGTGCTACTTGTACATGTTTTACGACAACAGACTTAATTTATAATGAAAATGCTAGTATTGGAGAACGCCGAAGAACTGCAGCTTCATGCCAGGTCGATGGTTTTAGTGATATGGCAGGAGGTCATGCCTTTAGGCCAACGGCTGGGGATCGAATGCGATATAAGATTCTTCATAAATTTCATGATTATAAAGCACGTTTTAATGATTATCATATGTGTGTTGGTTGTGGGCGCTGTACATCAAGATGCCCTGAATATATTTCAGTAACGGCAACAGTTGAGAAGATGGCTACGGCAGTGGCGGAAATTGAAGTGAAAGGAGATAACCATGAATAA
- the asrB gene encoding anaerobic sulfite reductase subunit AsrB, which produces MNNPIKPIPSTILEIKRESNLEYTFKVATNIKPEHGQFLQLSIPKIGEAPISVSAQGEGWLDFTIRSVGKVTDEIFNKKPGDVLFIRGPYGKGWPLEETFKGKHLVVITGGTGLAPVRSMLNECFENDGYVKSLTLIVGFKNEAGIIFKEELNKWQEKFNTFYTLDKDQIEGWNVGFVTDLVEKIPFDSFMGNYEVIIVGPPMMMKFTGEKVAGLGVPDEKIWVSFERKMSCAVGKCGHCRIDETYVCLDGPVFNYTKAKYLVD; this is translated from the coding sequence ATGAATAATCCAATCAAACCAATTCCAAGTACAATTCTTGAGATAAAACGAGAAAGTAATTTAGAGTATACGTTTAAAGTTGCTACAAATATTAAACCGGAACATGGACAGTTTCTCCAATTATCAATTCCTAAAATTGGTGAAGCACCAATCTCTGTTTCAGCCCAGGGTGAGGGCTGGTTAGATTTTACGATTCGTTCGGTTGGAAAAGTAACTGATGAAATTTTTAATAAGAAACCTGGTGATGTTCTCTTTATTAGGGGACCATATGGTAAAGGCTGGCCTTTAGAAGAAACCTTTAAAGGAAAACATTTAGTTGTAATAACTGGTGGTACAGGATTAGCACCAGTAAGAAGTATGCTAAATGAGTGCTTTGAAAATGATGGATATGTAAAAAGTTTAACTTTAATTGTTGGGTTTAAAAATGAGGCTGGAATTATTTTTAAAGAGGAACTAAATAAATGGCAAGAAAAATTTAATACTTTCTATACTTTAGATAAAGACCAAATTGAAGGATGGAACGTTGGTTTTGTAACCGATTTAGTTGAAAAAATTCCTTTTGATAGTTTTATGGGTAATTATGAAGTTATTATTGTCGGGCCACCGATGATGATGAAATTTACCGGAGAAAAGGTTGCTGGTTTAGGGGTACCTGATGAAAAAATTTGGGTATCTTTTGAAAGAAAAATGTCATGTGCAGTTGGGAAATGTGGACATTGCCGAATTGATGAAACATATGTTTGTTTAGATGGACCAGTATTTAATTATACAAAGGCTAAATATTTAGTAGATTAG
- the asrC gene encoding sulfite reductase subunit C has translation MNHDIDIKKLRINCFRQSKVAGEFMLQMRVPGSMIAAKYLQVVQDIAENWGNGTFHIGMRQTLNIPGIKYEYIGEVNKYIKDYIKEVEVEMCDVDMDVTDYGYPTIGARNVMSCIGNTHCIKANVNTYQLARKIEKIIFPSHYHIKVSVSGCPNDCGKGHFNDFGIMGIAKMEYHPERCIGCGACVRACQHHATRVLSLNADNKVDKDTCCCVGCGECVIACPTGAWTRKPTKFYRVTLGGRSGKQYPRMGKIFLNWITEDALLQVFSNWQKFSAWVMDNKPEYIHGGHLIDIAGYPKFKELILDGVELNPECLVAEELYWTESEQRANIHLKPLEQHKKAGPQN, from the coding sequence ATGAATCATGATATTGATATAAAAAAATTAAGAATAAATTGTTTTAGACAGTCTAAAGTGGCTGGTGAATTCATGTTACAGATGCGGGTGCCAGGATCAATGATTGCGGCTAAATATTTGCAAGTAGTTCAAGACATCGCAGAAAACTGGGGAAACGGAACATTTCATATTGGAATGCGACAAACTTTGAATATTCCCGGAATAAAATATGAATACATTGGTGAAGTAAACAAGTATATTAAAGATTATATTAAAGAAGTAGAAGTCGAAATGTGTGATGTTGATATGGATGTTACTGATTATGGCTATCCTACTATTGGAGCTCGTAATGTTATGAGCTGTATTGGTAATACTCATTGTATCAAAGCAAATGTGAATACGTATCAGTTAGCAAGAAAAATTGAAAAAATTATTTTTCCTAGTCACTATCATATTAAAGTATCAGTATCGGGATGCCCTAATGATTGTGGAAAAGGTCATTTTAATGATTTTGGAATCATGGGGATCGCGAAGATGGAGTATCATCCAGAAAGATGTATTGGCTGTGGTGCTTGTGTGCGAGCTTGTCAACATCATGCGACTAGAGTACTTTCACTAAATGCTGATAATAAAGTAGATAAAGATACTTGTTGTTGTGTTGGATGTGGAGAGTGTGTTATTGCTTGTCCAACTGGTGCCTGGACACGTAAACCAACTAAATTTTATCGTGTTACTCTAGGTGGACGTAGTGGAAAACAGTATCCAAGAATGGGGAAAATTTTCTTAAATTGGATTACCGAAGATGCATTACTACAAGTGTTTAGCAATTGGCAAAAGTTTTCTGCCTGGGTGATGGATAACAAACCTGAATATATTCATGGTGGACACTTAATTGATATTGCTGGATATCCTAAGTTTAAAGAATTGATTTTAGATGGCGTTGAATTAAATCCTGAGTGTCTTGTGGCAGAAGAATTGTATTGGACTGAAAGTGAACAACGTGCCAATATCCATTTAAAACCGCTTGAACAACATAAAAAAGCAGGACCACAAAATTAA